The proteins below come from a single Streptomyces spongiicola genomic window:
- a CDS encoding alanine racemase codes for MLISRQLLERPTAGVRPLALTALRHPTVSRLLADHRVLLADLLDGLGSPLHIVLPEIFEENVAALRRAFAEAGATADLLFAKKANKADCYATSAAALGVGIDVASTPELVKALAGGVPGHRIGVSGPEKDDTLHALAVQHGCLVAVDSVSELRRLAATARGARRRAAVLLRTRTAGQPRSRFGLSAAERATAVGLCGELRDHIGLLGFSFHLNGYSTAERATAADEMIEHCLDARRRGSLSAEVVDIGGGLPVRYVEPRLWDAFLEQNGPAHYHAGKDFKDFYPYGGQPAAQAVREIMAHPVDGGESLSAKAGRHGIRFLAEPGRALLDQAGFTLYRVQQVDDRRDADGYAIVTVAGSSFSLSEQWFNSDYLPDPLLLSAQPAADEPFPACVAGSTCLESDLVTWRKIGFPRPVRRGDHLVYLNTAGYQMDSNESPFHDAALPLKAVLRLGDGGAPPRWRLDGAR; via the coding sequence GTGCTCATCTCACGACAGTTGCTGGAGCGCCCCACGGCCGGAGTCCGGCCCTTGGCGCTCACCGCACTCCGGCATCCCACGGTCTCCAGGCTCCTGGCGGATCACCGTGTCCTGCTGGCCGACCTCCTGGACGGCCTGGGGTCACCACTGCACATCGTGCTGCCCGAGATCTTCGAGGAGAACGTCGCCGCACTCCGGCGGGCGTTCGCCGAGGCGGGCGCCACCGCCGACCTCCTGTTCGCCAAGAAGGCCAACAAGGCCGACTGCTATGCCACGTCGGCCGCCGCCCTGGGAGTGGGGATCGACGTCGCCAGCACCCCCGAACTCGTCAAGGCGCTGGCCGGCGGAGTGCCGGGACACCGGATCGGGGTGTCCGGCCCGGAGAAGGACGACACTCTGCATGCTCTCGCCGTTCAGCATGGCTGCCTGGTCGCCGTCGACTCGGTCAGTGAACTCCGCCGGCTCGCCGCGACCGCGCGGGGCGCACGGCGCCGGGCCGCGGTGCTGCTGAGGACCCGCACGGCGGGTCAACCGCGAAGCCGCTTCGGGCTGTCCGCCGCCGAACGCGCCACCGCCGTCGGCCTCTGCGGGGAACTCCGCGACCACATCGGCCTGCTGGGGTTCTCCTTCCATCTGAACGGCTACTCCACGGCGGAACGCGCCACGGCGGCGGACGAGATGATCGAGCACTGCCTCGACGCGAGACGGCGGGGCTCGCTCTCCGCGGAAGTGGTCGACATCGGCGGCGGGTTGCCGGTCCGCTATGTCGAGCCGCGGCTCTGGGACGCGTTCCTCGAGCAGAACGGGCCGGCCCACTACCACGCGGGCAAGGACTTCAAGGACTTCTATCCGTACGGGGGGCAGCCCGCCGCCCAGGCGGTACGCGAGATCATGGCGCACCCCGTCGACGGCGGCGAGAGCCTGTCGGCGAAGGCCGGGCGCCACGGTATCCGCTTCCTCGCCGAGCCCGGCCGGGCGCTGCTGGACCAGGCCGGATTCACCCTGTACCGGGTACAGCAGGTCGACGACCGGCGGGACGCCGACGGGTACGCGATCGTCACCGTCGCGGGCAGCAGCTTCAGCCTCTCCGAGCAGTGGTTCAACAGCGACTACCTCCCCGACCCGCTGCTGCTGTCCGCGCAGCCCGCCGCCGACGAGCCGTTCCCGGCCTGCGTGGCGGGCTCGACCTGCCTGGAGAGCGATCTGGTGACCTGGCGGAAGATCGGCTTCCCGCGGCCGGTACGGCGCGGCGACCACCTGGTCTACCTCAACACGGCCGGCTACCAGATGGACTCCAACGAGTCGCCGTTCCACGACGCCGCACTCCCGTTGAAGGCCGTTCTCCGGCTCGGCGACGGCGGGGCCCCGCCGCGCTGGCGACTGGACGGAGCCCGATGA
- a CDS encoding NADH-quinone oxidoreductase subunit A yields the protein MARVSVWLPVLVLLGLTVAAVAGLYGLSALLSGGAAACAPVPFAGGLMPREHAFSRFHVRWYPVTMIFLAFDMEMLFMYPWVRVVREMGPPAVIEMFLFLGILFAAVTYAWREGALRWT from the coding sequence ATGGCGCGGGTGAGCGTCTGGTTGCCTGTACTCGTCCTGCTCGGGCTGACCGTGGCGGCGGTCGCCGGCCTCTACGGGCTGAGCGCGCTGCTGTCCGGAGGAGCCGCCGCCTGCGCTCCGGTGCCGTTCGCCGGCGGCCTGATGCCGCGTGAACACGCCTTCTCCCGCTTCCATGTCAGGTGGTACCCGGTCACCATGATCTTTCTGGCCTTCGACATGGAGATGCTGTTCATGTATCCGTGGGTCAGGGTGGTTCGGGAGATGGGCCCGCCCGCGGTCATCGAGATGTTCCTGTTCCTGGGCATCCTCTTCGCGGCGGTGACGTACGCCTGGCGCGAGGGCGCACTCCGGTGGACCTGA
- a CDS encoding MATE family efflux transporter has product MSGTRTNGTSGTAESTGTNGTAGAAESAGTAEAASAASAASANGTAGTTSTTGTSGTAASSGTAGAAESAGTNGTAGAAESAGTAEAASANGTTGTAGNGVGWWVRNSRALLRLALPLILTNFAYVALTTVDIVMLGRLGAVEIAAAGLAIALFNQLRTTGTGLVTGVGNLVAEARVRDDRERIGALLFAGFFWATVCGVVFCAVLLLIGPLLVLLGQDPEVVGKAGEFLTVLAPGMLPCLWFQNLRHFTTGLKRPGPLLAITLASVVVTIGLNYALIYGKFGLPAFGFVGVAIATVTVFLLSFLAFVAVVLRDGVLRPYLVSPGARRWSGDAVRSVWRLGLPISGTYASEAGFFSVLTLVIGTLGVDALAAQTVLNQIVYIVFMISAGLSHAASIHISEAAGADDYVTARRTGLLGTGWGVIAMLVVAVAYLAFPEPIVSLFISAEHAGNADILALTATGLLIAALMQVFDAAQNIGNGILRGIGDTAGPFRISLVGYWLIGLPAGCLLGVGAGWGVEGVWIGQTIGLAATAAILLVAFLRRADRLHRAAAGASVPEPESS; this is encoded by the coding sequence GTGAGCGGCACCCGAACGAACGGCACGAGCGGTACGGCGGAGTCGACCGGCACGAACGGCACGGCCGGTGCGGCGGAGTCGGCCGGCACCGCAGAGGCGGCCAGTGCGGCCAGTGCGGCCAGTGCGAACGGTACGGCCGGTACGACCAGTACGACCGGTACGAGCGGTACGGCAGCGTCGTCCGGCACGGCCGGTGCGGCGGAGTCGGCCGGCACGAACGGCACGGCCGGTGCGGCGGAGTCGGCCGGCACCGCGGAGGCGGCCAGTGCGAACGGCACGACCGGGACGGCAGGCAACGGCGTCGGCTGGTGGGTCCGGAACTCACGGGCGCTGCTCAGGCTCGCGCTCCCGCTGATCCTGACCAACTTCGCCTATGTAGCGCTGACCACCGTGGACATCGTGATGCTGGGCAGGCTCGGCGCGGTCGAGATCGCCGCCGCCGGCCTGGCCATCGCGCTGTTCAACCAGTTGCGCACCACCGGCACCGGGCTGGTCACCGGAGTCGGCAACCTGGTGGCCGAGGCACGGGTGCGGGACGACCGGGAGCGGATCGGCGCGCTGCTGTTCGCGGGGTTCTTCTGGGCGACCGTGTGCGGTGTGGTGTTCTGCGCGGTGCTCCTGCTGATCGGCCCGCTGCTCGTCCTCCTGGGGCAGGACCCGGAGGTGGTCGGCAAGGCCGGCGAGTTCCTGACGGTCCTGGCGCCGGGCATGCTGCCCTGCCTGTGGTTCCAGAACCTGCGGCACTTCACCACCGGCCTCAAGCGGCCCGGTCCGCTGCTGGCCATCACACTGGCCTCGGTCGTCGTGACCATCGGTCTGAACTACGCGCTGATCTACGGCAAGTTCGGCCTGCCCGCGTTCGGCTTCGTCGGTGTGGCGATCGCCACCGTCACGGTGTTCCTGCTGTCCTTCCTGGCGTTCGTCGCGGTGGTCCTGCGCGACGGAGTCCTCCGCCCGTACCTCGTCTCGCCCGGCGCGCGGCGCTGGTCCGGGGACGCGGTCCGGTCGGTCTGGCGCCTGGGCCTGCCGATCTCGGGCACATACGCCTCGGAGGCGGGGTTCTTCAGTGTGCTCACGCTGGTCATCGGAACCCTCGGTGTCGACGCCCTGGCCGCACAGACCGTGCTGAACCAGATCGTCTACATCGTCTTCATGATCTCCGCCGGACTGTCGCACGCGGCGTCGATCCACATCAGCGAGGCCGCCGGTGCCGACGACTATGTGACAGCACGCAGAACGGGGCTCCTCGGTACGGGCTGGGGCGTCATCGCCATGCTGGTCGTCGCCGTCGCCTACCTGGCGTTCCCGGAGCCGATCGTGTCCCTCTTCATCTCGGCCGAGCACGCAGGCAACGCGGACATCCTCGCGCTGACCGCGACCGGACTGCTGATCGCCGCACTGATGCAGGTCTTCGACGCGGCGCAGAACATCGGCAACGGCATCCTGCGCGGCATCGGGGACACCGCCGGGCCGTTCCGGATCTCCCTCGTCGGCTACTGGCTGATCGGGCTGCCCGCGGGCTGTCTGCTCGGGGTGGGTGCCGGCTGGGGCGTCGAGGGCGTCTGGATCGGCCAGACCATCGGCCTCGCCGCCACCGCCGCCATCCTGCTGGTCGCGTTCCTGCGCCGAGCCGACCGGCTCCACCGAGCAGCCGCCGGCGCATCCGTCCCGGAACCGGAGTCCTCATGA
- a CDS encoding NADH-quinone oxidoreductase subunit 5 family protein: MSALLWALVALPPASGVLLCLAGRRADRVAPAAAVAVAAAAVVLAVAAAFAQPRAGAPLLRGAAFGLAVDGLSGLMVVTVTAVAALVVLFGAADIGPEQARARFFGLMLLFVGAMLVTVTATTLPALLMGWEVMGATSWALIGYWWRDPVRGEAAGVAFLTTRTADLGLYLAAGAALAGGGSLALADLDQVARPWLHLVAAGVIAAALGKSAQLPFSFWLSRAMQGPSPVSALLHSAAMVVAGAYLLIRTGPLLAASGWGSDATSWIGAATAFALGLVAVAQRDLKQLLAASSCAQIGFMVLAAGAGSAVGGTLQLVAHAAAKSLAFLVAGFWLTRLGTRELPRLRGAARAAPVAGVAFSVAALSLAGVPPLSLWAAKDVLLAGALAQSPALYAAGLAAAVVSAVYSTRALWYVWRPAAPPGPAPGTPAPKRVSAAEGVPFAVLSVAAVALTALALPPVRAAVARTLGAIGEPQPLPWEFAVSGLLALSVAAVVWARGERPGPVPRPVARWAAGWLGLEAASRAVLVRPVQRLAEALAGFDDRGLDRGVDGLARGTLRLAELAGRRAEPAVDGPARGTAAAGRALGRLARRPQTGQLHQYLAQAVAAFTVLAVVLVLVR, encoded by the coding sequence ATGAGCGCACTGCTGTGGGCACTGGTCGCCCTGCCGCCGGCGAGCGGCGTGCTGCTGTGCCTCGCGGGACGGCGGGCCGACCGCGTGGCCCCCGCCGCCGCGGTCGCCGTCGCCGCCGCCGCGGTCGTCCTCGCCGTGGCGGCGGCCTTCGCCCAGCCGCGGGCCGGCGCCCCGCTGCTGCGGGGAGCGGCGTTCGGTCTCGCGGTGGACGGCCTGTCGGGCCTGATGGTGGTGACCGTCACCGCCGTCGCCGCTCTCGTCGTCCTCTTCGGCGCCGCGGACATCGGACCGGAGCAGGCGCGAGCGAGGTTCTTCGGCCTGATGCTGCTTTTCGTCGGGGCGATGCTGGTCACCGTCACCGCGACGACCCTGCCCGCCCTGCTGATGGGCTGGGAGGTCATGGGAGCCACCTCGTGGGCGCTGATCGGCTACTGGTGGCGCGACCCGGTGCGGGGCGAGGCGGCCGGAGTCGCGTTCCTCACCACCCGGACCGCGGACCTCGGGCTCTACCTGGCCGCCGGCGCCGCGCTGGCCGGGGGCGGCAGCCTGGCCCTGGCGGACCTGGACCAGGTCGCGCGGCCCTGGCTGCACCTGGTGGCGGCGGGGGTGATCGCGGCCGCGCTGGGGAAGTCGGCCCAGCTGCCGTTCAGTTTCTGGCTGTCGAGGGCGATGCAGGGCCCCAGCCCGGTGTCGGCTCTTCTGCACTCGGCGGCGATGGTCGTCGCCGGGGCGTACCTCCTGATCCGAACCGGCCCGCTGCTGGCCGCGTCGGGCTGGGGCAGCGACGCCACCTCCTGGATCGGTGCCGCCACCGCGTTCGCGCTCGGACTCGTCGCCGTGGCGCAGCGCGACCTCAAGCAGCTGCTCGCCGCCTCCAGCTGCGCCCAGATCGGGTTCATGGTGCTCGCGGCCGGTGCCGGTTCGGCCGTCGGCGGCACCCTGCAACTCGTCGCCCACGCGGCGGCGAAGAGCCTGGCCTTCCTCGTCGCCGGCTTCTGGCTCACCCGGCTCGGCACCAGGGAGCTGCCGCGGCTGCGCGGAGCCGCCCGCGCCGCGCCGGTGGCCGGGGTGGCGTTCAGCGTCGCCGCGCTGAGCCTGGCCGGTGTTCCGCCGCTGTCGCTGTGGGCGGCCAAGGACGTGCTGCTGGCCGGAGCCCTCGCCCAGTCCCCCGCGCTGTACGCGGCCGGTCTCGCGGCCGCGGTGGTGTCCGCGGTGTACAGCACCAGGGCGCTCTGGTACGTCTGGCGGCCCGCTGCCCCGCCGGGCCCCGCCCCCGGCACGCCCGCCCCGAAGCGCGTGTCGGCGGCCGAGGGCGTGCCGTTCGCCGTGCTGTCCGTCGCCGCGGTGGCGCTGACCGCCCTGGCACTGCCTCCGGTGCGGGCGGCCGTCGCGCGGACACTCGGCGCGATCGGCGAACCGCAGCCCCTTCCGTGGGAGTTCGCCGTCAGCGGCCTGCTGGCGCTGTCCGTCGCCGCCGTGGTCTGGGCACGGGGCGAGCGGCCCGGCCCGGTGCCGCGGCCGGTCGCCCGGTGGGCCGCCGGCTGGCTCGGGCTGGAGGCCGCGTCCCGGGCCGTCCTGGTACGCCCCGTCCAGCGCCTGGCCGAGGCACTCGCGGGCTTCGACGACCGGGGCCTCGACCGCGGCGTCGACGGGCTGGCTCGCGGCACACTCCGGCTCGCCGAACTGGCCGGCCGGCGCGCGGAGCCGGCGGTGGACGGGCCGGCGCGGGGTACGGCCGCGGCGGGCCGGGCCCTCGGGCGGCTCGCGCGCCGCCCGCAGACCGGGCAGCTGCACCAGTACCTCGCCCAGGCCGTCGCCGCCTTCACCGTTCTCGCCGTCGTACTCGTCCTCGTGAGGTGA
- the nuoK gene encoding NADH-quinone oxidoreductase subunit NuoK, protein MNLQPFLLVAAALFGVGLFGALSQQSVVMLMMGLELMLGGVILAAAAVWHHIAPASADGQVLVVVAVTVMAVEMAIGFAVVTALFRAREVDMTDEAGDLRA, encoded by the coding sequence GTGAACCTGCAACCGTTCCTGCTGGTCGCCGCGGCGCTGTTCGGCGTGGGGCTGTTCGGTGCGCTGAGCCAGCAGTCCGTGGTGATGCTGATGATGGGGCTGGAGCTGATGCTCGGCGGCGTCATCCTGGCCGCCGCGGCCGTCTGGCACCATATCGCCCCCGCCTCCGCCGACGGGCAGGTGCTGGTCGTCGTCGCCGTCACCGTGATGGCGGTGGAGATGGCGATCGGATTCGCGGTGGTCACCGCCCTGTTCCGGGCCCGGGAGGTCGATATGACCGACGAGGCGGGAGACCTGAGGGCATGA
- the hisC gene encoding histidinol-phosphate transaminase, protein MNHALAASASAASASASASASAAPAPAATASLIRSEVAGLPRYDPGADPDEVAALSGTRRVIKLSNNESPFGVSPAVAEAVRLGLADGVSRYPDPTGRRLADAVGRSLDVPAGRVVLGNGSENILELLCQAVLDPGDLVVTQAPGFSLHETFPRVMGARVEKVPVTADFGFDADAWRAALAAGPKLVFLANPCNPTGAMLRAGQLEHVVAATPRSALLVLDEAYGEFARCDPEYPDGLEALRGLDRPWIVLRTFSKAYGLAGVRVGYGIASDAVLIQALDRVRTPYNVNRPAQDAAVAALGDHRHLAETVRRTRLEIARVTGRLRAAGLGVVPSSTNFLFIDTGRRSDRVARELHRAGIIVKAWREPGYENHIRASLSTPEDNDVFVRCLTEICAKGKS, encoded by the coding sequence ATGAACCACGCCCTCGCCGCCTCCGCCTCTGCCGCCTCTGCCTCTGCCTCTGCCTCTGCCTCCGCGGCCCCGGCCCCGGCCGCCACGGCCTCCCTGATACGCAGCGAAGTGGCGGGCCTGCCCCGCTACGACCCCGGCGCCGACCCGGACGAGGTGGCCGCCCTCAGCGGCACCCGCCGCGTGATCAAACTGTCCAACAACGAGAGCCCGTTCGGTGTCTCTCCGGCGGTCGCCGAAGCCGTACGGCTGGGCCTGGCCGACGGCGTCAGCCGCTACCCCGACCCCACCGGCAGACGGCTGGCCGACGCCGTCGGGAGGAGTCTGGACGTGCCGGCCGGGCGGGTTGTGCTCGGCAACGGATCGGAGAACATCCTGGAACTGCTGTGCCAGGCCGTACTCGACCCCGGTGACCTGGTCGTCACCCAGGCGCCCGGGTTCAGCCTGCACGAGACCTTCCCCCGGGTCATGGGCGCCCGGGTCGAGAAGGTCCCGGTCACCGCGGACTTCGGGTTCGACGCGGACGCCTGGCGTGCCGCACTGGCCGCCGGCCCGAAGCTCGTCTTCCTCGCCAACCCGTGCAACCCCACCGGGGCGATGCTCAGGGCCGGCCAGCTGGAGCACGTCGTGGCCGCGACCCCGCGGTCGGCCCTGCTGGTACTCGACGAGGCGTACGGCGAGTTCGCCCGGTGCGACCCGGAGTACCCCGACGGGCTGGAGGCCCTGCGCGGCCTGGACCGGCCGTGGATCGTGCTGCGCACCTTCTCCAAGGCCTACGGTCTGGCGGGCGTCCGGGTGGGGTACGGCATCGCCTCCGACGCGGTCCTGATCCAGGCACTGGACCGGGTCCGCACCCCGTACAACGTCAACCGGCCGGCCCAGGACGCCGCCGTCGCCGCGCTGGGCGATCATCGCCACCTGGCGGAGACGGTCCGCCGGACCCGTCTGGAGATCGCCAGGGTCACCGGCCGGCTGCGTGCCGCGGGACTGGGCGTGGTCCCGTCGTCGACCAACTTCCTGTTCATCGACACCGGCCGCCGCTCCGACCGGGTCGCCCGGGAACTGCACCGCGCCGGAATCATCGTCAAGGCGTGGCGAGAGCCGGGATACGAGAACCACATCCGAGCCTCCCTGTCGACCCCCGAGGACAACGACGTCTTCGTGCGGTGCCTGACGGAGATCTGCGCGAAGGGCAAGTCGTGA
- a CDS encoding ornithine cyclodeaminase, with protein MSPSYAPPGQLWLLPQSQQEGLDLDHRQVIAVVERAYRALREGGSNNPVKTIIDDPGHHSLSYSMVARDGGSGTVCFKAVYEFDPRRTRDGYRFHSFVFLVDDTTGEPIALMDVVKLGPLRSSATTALFAREACPDARSALVVGTGVQGQAALPMLLAALPELERLQVFGTYPDGLRAVRDSVDGREVEIVGDLRTAAGAADIVIGAAGLSATEEVRRDWMKPGSVAVLLGYGVHADVCHGADYRIATDTAQMHATCDDLRGADGTPPSVDAQLPDVLLGRAPARRHPDDVVFAYNSGMAVTDAALGRYIADLARAAGRGEKVNFW; from the coding sequence ATGTCACCGAGCTACGCCCCGCCCGGGCAGTTGTGGCTGCTGCCGCAGTCGCAGCAGGAAGGGCTGGACCTCGACCACCGGCAGGTGATCGCGGTCGTCGAGCGGGCCTACCGCGCGCTGCGCGAAGGCGGTTCGAACAACCCCGTCAAGACGATCATCGACGATCCCGGCCACCACTCCCTCAGCTATTCGATGGTGGCCCGGGACGGCGGCAGCGGCACCGTGTGCTTCAAGGCCGTCTACGAGTTCGACCCGCGCCGCACCCGTGACGGCTACCGGTTCCACTCGTTCGTCTTCCTCGTCGACGACACCACCGGGGAGCCGATCGCCCTGATGGACGTGGTGAAGCTCGGCCCGCTGCGGTCCTCGGCCACCACCGCGCTGTTCGCCCGCGAGGCCTGCCCCGACGCGCGGAGCGCCCTGGTCGTCGGCACCGGAGTCCAGGGGCAGGCGGCCCTGCCGATGCTGCTGGCGGCGCTGCCCGAGCTGGAGCGGTTGCAGGTGTTCGGCACCTACCCGGACGGTCTGCGCGCCGTCCGGGACAGCGTCGACGGCCGCGAGGTCGAGATCGTCGGGGACCTCCGGACCGCCGCCGGTGCGGCCGACATCGTGATCGGCGCCGCGGGCCTCTCCGCCACGGAGGAGGTCCGGCGCGACTGGATGAAGCCGGGCTCGGTCGCGGTACTGCTCGGCTACGGCGTACACGCCGACGTGTGCCACGGCGCGGACTACCGGATCGCCACGGACACCGCCCAGATGCACGCCACCTGCGACGACCTGCGGGGTGCGGACGGCACTCCGCCGTCGGTCGACGCCCAGTTGCCGGACGTCCTGCTCGGCCGGGCCCCCGCCCGGCGCCATCCGGACGATGTGGTCTTCGCCTACAACAGCGGTATGGCGGTCACCGACGCCGCGCTTGGCCGGTACATAGCCGACCTCGCACGGGCGGCCGGGCGCGGGGAAAAGGTCAACTTCTGGTGA
- a CDS encoding NADH-quinone oxidoreductase subunit J, which produces MLDNTVFSVLSAVAVGSGVMVFRFDSMARATYALLLSLLCVGGLLVLLGLDYLGVVIVLMMTVEMAVMGVFMVMYMMNPAGLMPMSILHNRKGAAVVCAVVFLLMALGIVLAPWPRRAGTADEDPTKALGESLMGPQMLTMMTLGFALFSTIVATVLLATHRGRYDRLGDDLRARRADDPVPGGVGR; this is translated from the coding sequence ATGCTGGACAACACGGTCTTCTCGGTCCTCTCGGCCGTCGCGGTGGGCAGCGGGGTCATGGTGTTCCGCTTCGACTCCATGGCGCGGGCGACGTATGCGCTGCTGCTGTCGCTGCTCTGCGTCGGCGGGCTGCTCGTCCTGCTCGGGCTCGACTACCTCGGCGTGGTCATCGTGCTGATGATGACCGTCGAGATGGCCGTCATGGGCGTATTCATGGTGATGTACATGATGAACCCGGCAGGGCTCATGCCGATGTCCATACTGCACAACCGGAAGGGCGCGGCGGTCGTCTGCGCGGTGGTATTTCTGCTGATGGCCCTGGGCATCGTCCTCGCGCCGTGGCCGCGGCGGGCGGGGACGGCGGACGAGGACCCGACCAAGGCGCTGGGTGAGTCCCTGATGGGCCCGCAGATGCTGACGATGATGACCCTGGGTTTCGCCCTGTTCTCCACCATCGTGGCCACGGTGCTGCTGGCCACCCACCGGGGCCGCTACGACCGGCTGGGGGACGACCTGCGGGCACGCCGCGCCGACGACCCGGTGCCGGGAGGGGTCGGCCGGTGA
- a CDS encoding NADH-quinone oxidoreductase subunit H, with product MAEAAPLWAVPVLPVALCLGAVAAAAFDAVVGGGSGRPGAGVLAAASAPLREGLRLLAQQRRTTPSADTALGRVGLGLVPVAAVLAAAVVPWGFVQVADPAVGIVWFNAMEVLAWAAVWLAGWGPNSVLSLIGGYRFLAQGLAYELPHMFALTTAGLGAESLRVSEVVGAQQGLWFAVWMPAAFAVYLLSAVAMSFWGPFGYPLGGDVAGGAVAEYSGVDRLLLLGGRWLLLTATAAFSVPLFLGGGRGPLLPGWGWTLLKTAAVLAVLILARRMLPVLRAERYMEFAWMVLVPLTLVQALFVAVVVLNR from the coding sequence ATGGCTGAGGCGGCGCCGCTGTGGGCGGTCCCGGTCCTGCCGGTTGCCCTGTGCCTCGGGGCGGTCGCCGCCGCCGCCTTCGACGCGGTGGTGGGCGGGGGCTCCGGGCGGCCCGGCGCCGGTGTGCTCGCTGCGGCGTCGGCGCCGCTGCGGGAGGGGCTGCGGCTGCTCGCGCAGCAGCGGCGGACCACGCCTTCGGCCGACACCGCGCTCGGGCGCGTCGGTCTCGGCCTGGTGCCGGTGGCCGCGGTCCTCGCCGCGGCGGTCGTCCCGTGGGGCTTCGTGCAGGTGGCCGATCCCGCGGTCGGGATCGTGTGGTTCAACGCGATGGAGGTACTGGCCTGGGCGGCGGTCTGGCTCGCGGGCTGGGGGCCGAACTCGGTGCTGTCGCTGATCGGCGGCTACCGCTTCCTCGCGCAGGGGCTCGCCTACGAGTTGCCGCACATGTTCGCGCTGACCACCGCGGGCCTGGGCGCGGAGTCCCTTCGGGTGTCGGAGGTGGTCGGGGCCCAGCAGGGGCTGTGGTTCGCGGTGTGGATGCCGGCCGCGTTCGCCGTCTATCTGCTGAGCGCGGTGGCCATGTCCTTCTGGGGCCCCTTCGGTTATCCGCTGGGCGGGGACGTGGCGGGCGGCGCCGTCGCGGAGTACAGCGGGGTGGACCGTCTCCTCCTGCTCGGCGGCCGGTGGCTGCTGCTCACGGCCACCGCGGCGTTCAGCGTGCCCCTGTTCCTCGGCGGCGGGCGGGGACCCCTGCTGCCGGGCTGGGGATGGACGCTGCTGAAGACCGCCGCCGTCCTCGCGGTGCTGATCCTGGCGCGGCGGATGCTGCCGGTGCTGCGGGCGGAGCGCTACATGGAGTTCGCCTGGATGGTGCTGGTGCCGCTGACGCTGGTGCAGGCGCTGTTCGTCGCCGTCGTGGTACTGAACCGCTAG